From the genome of Acidobacteriota bacterium:
GGCGCAGCACCGGCTCGAGCCCCCGAACCAGTGCCCGGCGCCCCGGGGATCGACCCACCCCACCGCGGCGGCCCCCGGTCCGGGGCGGACCAGGAGCCATCGCCCGCCCCCCTCGAACACCGCGGCGACGAGTCGCGCTCCCGAGGCGGCCTCGAGGCCGAGTAGACGCCGGCCCTGGAGCTCGCGGTCGGCGGCGGCGACCGCATCGGGCCAAACCCCACGGCCGCCGCGGATGCGGGCCGGCCGCTCGGGCGTGGCGAGGATCGCCCCACCCGGGGGGAGGGTGTCGATGCGCAGCCCCTCCGGGGTTCCCTCGAACTGGACGTAGAGGCCGGTGCCCTCCACCGGAAGGACCCGGCGGACCACACGACCGCAGAACGCCTCCCGCAACAGCGGGAGCGCGGCGAGGAGGGCCAGCGGCGTCATCGTCTCGCAGGCGCCGTCCGGCCGGCGCTGGAAGGGACGGGAAGGATCAGCTCGGGCGGCCGTTGGCGATGCCGGCCATCATCGCCTCGTCGACCTTCATCTCGATCTTCTGGGGCTCCTGCCGGCTGGCCTCGGCCAGTTCGCTGATGACGAGCGCCCGCGCGCGGTCGAGCATCTTCCGTTCCCGGTACGAGAGCGTCTTGATGCTGTTGAGATAGGTCAGGTTCTTGAGGACGTCGGCCACCTGCTCGATGTCCCCCGACCGCATCTTCTCCTGGTTCTCCTGGTAGCGGCCCTTCCAGTCCTGCGGGACGTCGATCTCGCTGGTCCGAAGCCGCTCGAGAACCTTCTTCACCTTCGCGCGCGAAACCAGCTTGCGGAGCCCGACGGCCTTGCTGTTGGCCACGGGCACCATGACGATGCTGTCGGACGACAAGATCTGGAGGCTGATGAAGGTGTTTTTCTCACCGCCGTAGTCCAGGGAGCGGATTTCCTTGACGATGCCGACGCCGTGATTGGGATAGACGACTTTG
Proteins encoded in this window:
- a CDS encoding CarD family transcriptional regulator, with the translated sequence MGSPVVATGAPSRAWSLGAGRARHEEQALKFKVGDKVVYPNHGVGIVKEIRSLDYGGEKNTFISLQILSSDSIVMVPVANSKAVGLRKLVSRAKVKKVLERLRTSEIDVPQDWKGRYQENQEKMRSGDIEQVADVLKNLTYLNSIKTLSYRERKMLDRARALVISELAEASRQEPQKIEMKVDEAMMAGIANGRPS